In one window of Hevea brasiliensis isolate MT/VB/25A 57/8 chromosome 10, ASM3005281v1, whole genome shotgun sequence DNA:
- the LOC110668310 gene encoding pentatricopeptide repeat-containing protein At1g73710, which translates to MILHGCSSNQSHSSRELSHEILHHHISSSSKLLSLHSPSEARVFPGFNHFHHRNFASTQYYSLPAAFPVEPTLRRRVVCSFPQKHNLKGYRVSLGFKLQCHSKTLTLPTKSSSVNGKKKRYGGVLPSILRSFESENDIEKTLNSFCESLSPKEQTVILKEQRNWGRVVRVFEFFKSQKDYVPNAIHYNIVLRALGRAQKWDELRRCWIEMAKIGVLPTNNTYGMLVDVYGKAGLVTEALLWIKHMRLRGLFPDEVTMNTVVRVLKDAGEFDRAHRFYKDWCGGRIELEDLEFDAMSDFKNGSGSVPVSFKHFLSTELFKIGGRIVGSSDPESLVRKPRLTSTYNTLIDLYGKAGRLSDAADVFADMLKSGVAMDTITFNTMIFTCGSHGHLSEAESLLNKMEERGITPDTRTYNIFLSLYASVGNIDAAIKCYRKIREVGLFPDTITYRAILHELSERNMVKEAEAIIDEMDKSSQHIDEHSLPGIMKMYINKGLLDRAKSLFDKCQLEGGLSSSTRAAILDAYAEKGLWTEAEAVFHRMRALAGQRRDILEYNVMIKAYGKGKLYEKAFSLFKSMRNHGTWPDECTYNSLIQMFSGADLVDQARDLLGEMKGAGFKPLCLTFSSIIACYARLGQLSDAVDVYQEMVSAGVKPNEVVYGAIINGYAEAGKVEEALEYFCKMEECGISANQIVLTSLIKVYSKLGSFDSAKQLYQKMMCLEGGPDIIASNSMISLYAELGMISEAELVFNNLREKGSADGVSYATMMYLYKSMGMLDEAIDVAEEMKQSDLLRDNMSYNKVMACFASDGQLLECGKLLHEMIGQKLLPDDGTFKILFTVLKKGGLPTEAVMQLESSYQEGKPYARQAIITSVFSVVGLHALALESCEIFTEADVALDSFAYNVAIYAYGSAGEIDKALNTFMKMQDEGLEPDLVTCINLVHCYGKAGMVEGVKRIYSQIKYGEIKPNDSLFKAVVDAYKDANRPDLVELVNQELRFGFDSQQFSDYDSDSQQYSFDFEAEDGSDGQSPGI; encoded by the coding sequence ATGATTCTTCACGGTTGTAGTAGCAATCAGAGTCACAGTTCGAGAGAATTAAGCCATGAAATTCTCCACCATCACATCTCATCTTCAAGTAAGCTTCTTTCTCTTCATTCTCCTTCTGAAGCAAGGGTTTTTCCAGGGTTTAATCACTTTCATCACCGCAACTTTGCAAGTACACAATATTACTCTTTGCCCGCTGCCTTTCCTGTCGAGCCAACCCTTCGTAGAAGAGTCGTATGCTCATTTCCCCAGAAGCATAACCTTAAAGGATATAGGGTTTCTCTAGGGTTTAAGCTTCAGTGTCATTCAAAAACTCTAACTTTACCCACGAAGAGTTCTTCGGTTAATGGTAAAAAGAAGAGGTATGGAGGTGTTTTGCCTTCAATTTTACGATCTTTCGAGTCCGAAAATGATATTGAGAAAACCCTTAATTCGTTTTGTGAGAGCTTGAGTCCAAAAGAACAGACTGTGATTCTCAAGGAACAGAGAAATTGGGGGAGAGTTGTTCGGGTTTTTGAGTTTTTTAAATCGCAGAAAGATTATGTACCAAATGCTATTCACTATAATATTGTGCTTCGAGCGCTCGGCAGAGCTCAAAAATGGGATGAATTAAGGCGTTGTTGGATTGAAATGGCAAAAATTGGTGTTTTACCTACCAATAACACGTATGGAATGCTTGTTGATGTGTATGGAAAGGCTGGTCTTGTTACTGAAGCGCTTTTGTGGATTAAGCATATGAGACTTAGAGGGCTTTTCCCTGATGAGGTTACAATGAATACAGTTGTTAGGGTTTTGAAAGATGCAGGGGAGTTTGATAGGGCACATAGGTTTTATAAAGACTGGTGTGGTGGGCGGATTGAGTTGGAGGACCTTGAATTTGATGCTATGAGTGATTTCAAAAATGGGTCTGGTTCTGTGCCAGTTAGCTTTAAGCATTTTTTGTCAACTGAACTTTTCAAGATAGGAGGGAGAATTGTGGGGTCATCAGATCCTGAAAGTCTGGTTAGGAAGCCACGTCTAACATCTACATATAATACATTGATTGATTTGTATGGTAAGGCAGGGCGTCTCAGTGATGCAGCTGATGTCTTTGCAGATATGTTGAAATCTGGGGTGGCAATGGATACCATCACATTTAATACTATGATCTTTACTTGTGGAAGTCACGGTCATTTGTCAGAAGCAGAGTCTTTGCTTAATAAGATGGAAGAAAGGGGAATAACTCCTGATACCAGAACTTATAACATCTTTCTATCTTTATATGCAAGTGTAGGCAACATTGATGCAGCCATCAAGTGTTATAGGAAGATTAGAGAGGTGGGTCTTTTCCCTGATACTATAACCTACCGAGCTATTCTTCATGAATTATCTGAGAGGAATATGGTGAAAGAAGCAGAGGCTATAATTGATGAAATGGACAAGTCTTCACAGCATATTGATGAGCATTCTTTGCCTGGTATTATGAAGATGTATATTAACAAAGGATTACTTGATAGGGCAAAGAGCCTTTTTGATAAGTGTCAGCTTGAGGGTGGATTGTCATCAAGTACTCGCGCGGCAATTCTAGATGCTTATGCGGAAAAGGGGCTTTGGACTGAAGCTGAGGCTGTGTTTCACAGGATGAGGGCATTGGCAGGACAGAGGAGGGACATTTTGGAGTATAATGTCATGATCAAAGCTTATGGAAAGGGAAAGCTTTATGAGAAAGCCTTTTCCCTGTTTAAAAGTATGAGGAATCATGGGACTTGGCCTGATGAGTGCACATATAATTCTCTCATCCAAATGTTCTCTGGTGCTGATTTGGTGGACCAAGCAAGGGACCTATTAGGTGAAATGAAAGGAGCAGGATTTAAACCACTATGTCTAACATTCTCTTCTATTATTGCATGCTATGCTCGTCTGGGACAGCTTTCTGATGCAGTTGATGTCTACCAAGAAATGGTTAGTGCAGGGGTAAAACCTAATGAAGTTGTGTATGGTGCTATAATTAATGGATATGCAGAGGCTGGAAAAGTTGAAGAAGCTCTTGAATATTTCTGCAAGATGGAAGAATGTGGGATTTCGGCAAATCAAATAGTTTTGACTTCCCTGATTAAGGTTTATAGCAAGCTGGGATCCTTTGACAGTGCAAAACAATTGTATCAGAAGATGATGTGTTTGGAGGGTGGTCCGGATATCATTGCATCAAATAGCATGATCAGTCTCTATGCAGAACTTGGGATGATATCAGAAGCTGAATTGGTTTTCAATAATTTGAGAGAAAAGGGTTCAGCAGATGGGGTTTCCTATGCAACCATGATGTATCTGTATAagagcatgggcatgcttgatgaaGCCATTGATGTTGCAGAGGAGATGAAACAGTCGGATTTGCTAAGGGACAATATGTCATATAACAAGGTAATGGCATGTTTTGCCTCTGATGGTCAGCTGCTTGAGTGCGGTAAATTGTTGCATGAGATGATTGGCCAGAAACTGTTGCCTGATGATGGAACCTTCAAAATATTATTTACTGTGTTGAAGAAAGGAGGTCTTCCAACTGAAGCTGTAATGCAGTTGGAGTCCTCCTATCAGGAGGGAAAACCTTATGCTAGACAAGCTATCATTACCTCTGTTTTTTCTGTAGTGGGTTTACATGCTTTAGCACTCGAGTCCTGTGAGATCTTCACAGAGGCAGATGTAGCTCTTGATTCCTTTGCCTATAATGTTGCAATATATGCTTATGGGTCAGCAGGGGAAATCGACAAGGCTCTAAACACGTTCATGAAAATGCAGGATGAGGGCCTTGAACCAGACCTTGTTACTTGTATCAATCTGGTTCATTGTTATGGAAAAGCTGGTATGGTCGAAGGGGTGAAGAGGATTTATAGCCAAATAAAATATGGAGAGATCAAGCCCAATGATTCTTTATTCAAGGCTGTTGTAGATGCCTACAAAGATGCCAATAGGCCTGACCTGGTTGAATTGGTTAACCAAGAGCTGAGGTTTGGTTTTGATTCTCAACAATTTTCTGACTACGATTCTGATTCACAACAATATTCTTTCGATTTTGAAGCTGAAGATGGGTCTGATGGACAATCGCCAGGCATATAG